A single region of the Bacillota bacterium genome encodes:
- a CDS encoding penicillin-binding protein 1A has product MAKKTPRKRVSALRVFLTVMLFVVIVAGTAGFVHVSRVLKDLPAISRLEPRPSATSFIYDANGKVFAPLHAEENRIPISIKRVPEHVRQAFIAIEDANFYDHHGIDIRGFTRAAINTLTGKQLQGGSTITQQLVKNAFLTPIRSLDRKIQEAFLSIELERRYTKDEILGMYLNQILFGNGTYGIQAASQLYFGKNVEDLTVAEAALLAGMVQSPSNYDPYTKPQASRARQATVLQAMAKHGFISQEEADKAAAQPLIFKPLKKNVVETGGFFADYVLQQLLSRYTPEMVYESGLQVYTTVDPNIQKAAEKAIAKVLDPVFPIKQEGEYPEAAAIVMDPKTGYIKAIVGGRKHDRWLQHNRAVQSKRQPGSAFKPIMVYTAAIDRGAFTPASVIDDAPVKWPQTSGEDWIPENYDRKFLGLMTLREALERSRNVVAVKVLDRIGVKTGADYAENLGITTLVRVMRQGKNDLNLSAGLGGVTDGVTPLDMTVAFGVFASGGMKQEPISILKVVDRNGNVLEEHRPKGTRVLKPQTAWLMTDMLKGTIGVPWGTGTRANIGRPAAGKTGTTSDWKDAWFCGYTPDLVGVVWMGFDKDKTMEKWKVTGGTYPAAIWKDLMVEAHRTIPSKDFPVPKDIVQATICTKSGKLPSPACPAETLRSEVFIKGTEPPDICDIHVLVEVCADNPAELAGPFCPNRVTKSFIRRVEPYLALEDGRKPADAEQEVPQKICALHNPVWQ; this is encoded by the coding sequence ATGGCGAAGAAGACCCCGAGGAAGAGAGTCAGCGCCCTGAGAGTATTCCTCACCGTGATGCTGTTCGTGGTGATCGTGGCCGGCACGGCGGGGTTCGTTCACGTTTCCAGAGTGCTGAAAGACCTGCCTGCCATAAGCCGGCTCGAGCCCAGGCCCAGCGCCACGTCGTTCATTTACGACGCGAACGGCAAGGTGTTCGCGCCGCTTCACGCTGAGGAGAACCGCATCCCTATCAGCATAAAACGGGTCCCCGAGCACGTCCGGCAGGCGTTCATTGCGATCGAGGACGCCAACTTCTACGATCACCACGGTATCGACATCAGGGGCTTCACCCGGGCGGCCATCAACACCCTCACCGGCAAGCAGTTGCAGGGTGGGAGCACGATAACGCAGCAGCTCGTGAAGAACGCGTTCCTCACGCCGATCCGGAGTCTCGACCGGAAGATCCAGGAGGCCTTCCTGTCCATCGAGCTCGAGCGAAGGTATACCAAGGACGAGATCCTGGGGATGTACCTGAATCAGATACTATTCGGAAACGGAACGTACGGAATCCAGGCGGCTTCGCAGCTGTATTTCGGCAAGAACGTGGAGGACCTGACGGTGGCGGAGGCGGCATTGCTCGCCGGAATGGTACAGTCACCGTCCAACTATGACCCGTATACCAAGCCGCAGGCATCGCGAGCGCGCCAGGCCACGGTACTGCAGGCGATGGCAAAGCATGGCTTCATCTCGCAGGAGGAGGCCGACAAGGCCGCCGCGCAGCCGCTCATATTCAAGCCATTGAAGAAGAACGTCGTCGAGACCGGCGGTTTCTTCGCCGACTACGTACTCCAGCAGCTACTCTCGAGATACACTCCCGAGATGGTGTACGAATCCGGGCTCCAGGTCTACACGACGGTCGACCCCAACATCCAGAAGGCAGCCGAAAAGGCGATCGCCAAGGTGCTCGACCCCGTCTTCCCCATAAAGCAGGAAGGCGAGTACCCCGAGGCCGCGGCGATAGTGATGGACCCGAAAACCGGTTACATCAAGGCGATAGTCGGTGGACGGAAGCACGACAGGTGGCTGCAGCACAACCGGGCGGTTCAGTCGAAGCGCCAGCCTGGCTCGGCGTTCAAACCCATAATGGTGTACACCGCCGCGATAGACAGGGGGGCGTTCACGCCGGCGAGCGTCATCGACGACGCCCCCGTCAAGTGGCCGCAGACCAGCGGCGAGGACTGGATCCCGGAGAACTACGACCGCAAGTTTCTCGGCCTGATGACGCTGCGCGAGGCGCTGGAGCGCTCGCGAAACGTCGTGGCCGTCAAGGTGCTGGACAGGATAGGCGTCAAGACGGGCGCCGACTACGCGGAGAACCTGGGGATAACCACCCTGGTCAGGGTGATGCGGCAGGGCAAGAACGATCTGAACCTGTCGGCGGGCCTCGGCGGCGTGACGGATGGGGTGACGCCCCTCGACATGACGGTGGCGTTCGGTGTGTTCGCCAGCGGTGGGATGAAGCAGGAGCCCATCTCCATTCTCAAGGTCGTTGACAGGAACGGGAACGTGCTCGAGGAGCACAGGCCGAAGGGAACGCGCGTGCTGAAACCCCAGACAGCCTGGCTCATGACTGACATGTTGAAAGGCACGATCGGCGTGCCCTGGGGTACTGGCACGAGGGCCAACATCGGCCGGCCCGCCGCCGGTAAGACGGGCACGACGAGCGACTGGAAAGACGCCTGGTTCTGCGGATACACGCCGGACCTCGTGGGCGTCGTGTGGATGGGCTTCGACAAGGACAAGACCATGGAGAAATGGAAGGTGACGGGTGGCACGTACCCGGCCGCCATCTGGAAAGATCTCATGGTGGAGGCCCACAGGACGATACCGTCCAAGGACTTCCCGGTGCCGAAGGACATCGTCCAGGCGACCATCTGTACGAAGTCGGGCAAGCTTCCGTCGCCGGCGTGCCCCGCGGAAACGTTGAGGTCCGAGGTGTTCATCAAGGGCACGGAGCCCCCCGACATCTGCGACATCCACGTACTGGTCGAGGTGTGCGCGGATAATCCGGCCGAGCTCGCGGGGCCATTCTGCCCCAACAGGGTGACGAAGTCCTTCATCCGGCGGGTGGAGCCGTACCTGGCGCTCGAGGACGGCCGCAAGCCCGCGGACGCGGAACAGGAAGTACCGCAGAAGATCTGTGCGCTGCACAACCCGGTGTGGCAATAG
- a CDS encoding tyrosine--tRNA ligase, which produces MTRLDDRTATNARAHRWLPVDEQMDAIRRGAAEIVSEKELEEKLARSIKENRPLKIKYGADPSAPDIHLGHTVCIRKLKQFQDLGHEVIFLIGDFTGRIGDPSGKSETRKQLSEEEVLANARTYESQMFKILDPAVTRIEFNSRWHGKMSFADVIRLGAKYTVARMLERDDFHKRFKEEKPIGVHELLYPLAQAYDSVALEADVELGGTDQTFNLLVGRDIQREYGLEPQVILTMPLLVGLDGVQKMSKSLGNYIGINEPAPEMYGKTMSIPDELIVPYLELVTETPIAEVRRIDAGLRDGSVHPRDAKMRLGREIVALYHGPEAAVEAESNFVRVFQQKMRPDEIEEVVVPASEISCGTISAARLVFLAGLAPSASEARRLVQQGGVYAGDERVAEGAVIPAIDGTVLKVGKRRFARVVFR; this is translated from the coding sequence ATGACACGATTGGACGACAGGACCGCAACCAACGCCAGAGCACACCGCTGGCTGCCGGTGGACGAGCAGATGGACGCCATCCGGAGGGGCGCGGCTGAGATAGTCTCCGAGAAGGAACTCGAGGAAAAGCTCGCGCGGTCGATCAAGGAGAACAGGCCGCTGAAGATAAAGTACGGCGCCGACCCGAGCGCGCCCGACATACACCTCGGCCACACCGTGTGCATCAGGAAGCTCAAGCAATTCCAGGACCTCGGCCACGAGGTGATATTCCTCATCGGCGATTTCACTGGCCGGATAGGTGACCCGTCGGGGAAATCCGAAACCAGGAAACAGCTGAGCGAGGAAGAGGTGCTCGCGAACGCGCGCACATACGAAAGCCAGATGTTCAAGATCCTCGATCCCGCCGTGACACGCATCGAGTTCAACTCGAGATGGCACGGGAAGATGAGCTTTGCCGATGTTATCCGCCTCGGTGCGAAGTACACCGTCGCCCGCATGCTCGAACGGGACGATTTTCACAAGAGGTTCAAGGAAGAGAAACCGATCGGTGTCCACGAGCTCCTCTACCCGCTGGCTCAGGCGTACGATTCCGTGGCGCTGGAAGCGGACGTGGAACTGGGCGGGACCGACCAGACGTTCAACCTCCTCGTGGGGCGGGACATCCAGCGCGAATACGGGTTGGAACCGCAGGTTATCCTCACCATGCCGCTGCTCGTGGGGCTCGACGGGGTCCAGAAGATGTCCAAGAGTCTGGGCAATTACATCGGCATCAATGAGCCCGCTCCCGAGATGTACGGGAAGACCATGTCGATCCCGGATGAACTCATCGTGCCCTACCTCGAACTCGTCACTGAGACGCCGATCGCCGAGGTCCGGCGGATCGACGCAGGACTGCGAGACGGCAGCGTTCACCCGCGCGACGCCAAGATGCGCCTTGGGCGCGAGATAGTCGCGCTTTACCACGGACCCGAGGCGGCTGTCGAGGCGGAGTCCAACTTCGTCAGGGTGTTCCAGCAGAAGATGCGGCCCGACGAGATCGAGGAGGTCGTGGTGCCCGCGTCCGAGATTTCGTGTGGGACCATATCCGCGGCGAGGCTGGTATTCCTCGCGGGGCTCGCACCCTCGGCGAGCGAGGCGAGGAGGCTCGTGCAGCAGGGCGGGGTCTACGCGGGTGACGAGCGCGTGGCGGAGGGTGCGGTGATCCCCGCCATCGACGGCACTGTGCTGAAAGTCGGGAAGAGGCGTTTCGCGCGCGTGGTATTCAGGTAA
- the yunB gene encoding sporulation protein YunB, whose product MIRFRRRRRAAPALTFPLVVAVIFALAAWQFERSIEPTLIAMAETKATVVATDLINQVITQCIVDEVKTEQLVSIEKNQAGDIALIRINTMAINWIETTVLQSVQAAIKGLSDEVLEIPLGQVLGSRVFAASGPRIKVRILPMGRVFTQVSDRFESAGINQVKHCTYLNAEVHLRIMAPLSSSTVVVKTTNPLTALILPGKVPVTHVQIQ is encoded by the coding sequence GTGATTCGCTTCCGGAGGCGCCGACGCGCCGCCCCCGCTTTGACTTTCCCGCTGGTGGTGGCGGTCATTTTCGCGCTCGCGGCGTGGCAATTCGAGAGGTCGATAGAACCGACCCTCATCGCCATGGCCGAGACCAAGGCTACCGTCGTGGCGACCGACCTGATTAACCAGGTGATCACCCAGTGTATCGTCGACGAGGTCAAGACCGAGCAGCTCGTGTCGATCGAGAAGAACCAGGCGGGAGATATCGCCCTCATCAGGATAAACACCATGGCGATCAACTGGATCGAGACTACCGTCCTCCAATCGGTGCAGGCGGCGATCAAGGGGCTGTCCGACGAGGTGCTCGAGATCCCGCTCGGACAGGTCCTCGGGAGCCGCGTGTTCGCCGCCTCCGGCCCGAGGATCAAGGTTCGCATACTGCCGATGGGCAGGGTGTTCACCCAGGTCTCCGACAGGTTCGAGTCTGCCGGCATCAACCAGGTTAAACACTGCACCTACCTTAACGCCGAAGTCCACCTGAGGATAATGGCCCCGCTGTCATCCTCGACCGTGGTCGTCAAGACCACGAACCCACTTACCGCGCTGATCCTCCCGGGGAAGGTTCCTGTCACCCATGTTCAGATCCAGTAG
- a CDS encoding IS110 family transposase has protein sequence MSRTLFVGIDLGSEDNVVCVMDPAGDDLARFTVSNDLPGTERLVEKTLDLVRATGSDTASIGMEATNLYWWHLHQALYDDPGLKAIEATVTVINPKVIDGFKRLYPDMAKTDKIDARVIADCLRFGRVKPSPPPDLRFAPLQRLTRYRYHLVHTLTNEKNRALSLIFLKFSTYAKGCPFSNVFGKASQAVLENLTPDEIVQRPLPELVYLIAQNGNNRLKDVDHMAQILKNISQRAYRLHPKMRDAVDTALAMSLETVRFLEAQECKLNIVIARDLQAIPQTLDTVPGIGPVYTAGTIAEVGDVHRFPDDDALAKFAGLTWRNHQSSKFAAQDLPLTRSGNFYLRYYLVQAANSVRVQEPEFAAFYQRKYNEASHHHHKRALVLTARKLVRLVFALLSKGQVYRERRLRSS, from the coding sequence CTGTCCAGAACGCTCTTCGTCGGGATCGACCTCGGCTCCGAAGATAACGTCGTCTGCGTCATGGATCCCGCCGGCGACGACCTCGCCCGTTTCACCGTCTCCAACGACCTCCCGGGAACCGAACGCCTCGTCGAGAAAACCCTCGACCTCGTTCGGGCCACCGGCTCGGACACCGCCAGCATCGGCATGGAGGCCACGAACCTCTACTGGTGGCATCTACACCAGGCTCTCTACGATGACCCGGGCCTCAAGGCCATCGAAGCAACCGTCACCGTCATAAACCCCAAGGTCATCGACGGCTTCAAGCGACTCTATCCCGACATGGCCAAAACCGATAAAATCGACGCCAGGGTAATCGCAGACTGTCTCCGTTTCGGGCGCGTAAAGCCCAGTCCACCACCGGACCTCCGCTTCGCGCCTTTGCAGCGCCTTACCCGCTATCGCTACCACCTCGTCCACACCTTGACCAACGAGAAGAACCGCGCCCTCAGCCTCATCTTCCTCAAGTTCTCTACCTATGCCAAGGGCTGCCCCTTCTCCAACGTCTTCGGTAAGGCCTCCCAGGCTGTCCTCGAAAACCTCACGCCTGACGAGATCGTCCAGCGCCCCTTGCCGGAACTCGTATATCTCATCGCCCAAAACGGCAACAACCGCCTCAAGGATGTCGACCATATGGCCCAGATCCTCAAGAACATCAGCCAGAGAGCCTATCGCCTCCATCCCAAGATGCGCGACGCGGTGGATACCGCCCTGGCCATGTCCCTGGAGACCGTTCGCTTCCTCGAAGCCCAGGAGTGTAAACTCAACATCGTCATCGCCCGGGACCTTCAGGCTATACCACAGACCCTCGACACCGTCCCAGGTATAGGCCCCGTCTACACCGCGGGCACGATCGCCGAAGTCGGCGACGTCCACCGCTTTCCAGATGACGATGCCCTTGCCAAGTTCGCCGGCCTTACATGGCGCAACCACCAGTCCAGTAAGTTCGCCGCCCAGGACCTGCCCCTGACCCGCTCGGGCAACTTCTACCTCCGTTACTACCTGGTCCAAGCCGCTAACTCCGTCAGAGTGCAGGAACCGGAGTTCGCTGCCTTCTACCAGCGCAAGTACAACGAGGCCAGCCATCACCACCACAAGCGGGCCCTCGTCCTGACAGCGCGAAAACTGGTCCGCCTGGTCTTTGCCTTGCTAAGCAAAGGCCAAGTTTACCGCGAAAGGAGGCTCCGCTCCTCTTAG
- the nadE gene encoding NAD(+) synthase, translating to MDVEDLCDFLTGWIAAQVNGAGSAGTVVGVSGGVDSATVLALCKRAVGPKVLGLVMPCHSHKEDIDDAMLVLDHFGVERKVVVLDDAFDELMRAVGESGSEKRDLCVANVRPRLRMATLYYHANKLNYLVVGTGNRSELEVGYFTKYGDGGVDILPLGGLVKSQVRDLAAHLGVPARIIEKPPTAGLWPGQTDEGEMGLTYRDIDTYLLTGKGDPETVARIRLMQQRSAHKRNPLPVPGDR from the coding sequence ATGGACGTCGAGGATCTCTGTGACTTCCTGACCGGTTGGATAGCGGCTCAGGTGAATGGCGCGGGGTCCGCCGGCACGGTGGTCGGTGTAAGCGGGGGCGTGGATTCCGCTACGGTCCTCGCGTTGTGCAAGAGGGCGGTGGGCCCGAAAGTACTGGGCCTGGTCATGCCGTGCCACAGCCACAAAGAAGACATCGACGACGCCATGCTCGTCCTCGACCATTTCGGGGTTGAACGGAAGGTTGTCGTGCTGGACGACGCGTTCGACGAGCTGATGAGGGCGGTCGGCGAAAGCGGGTCGGAAAAACGAGACCTGTGCGTCGCTAACGTCAGGCCGAGGCTGCGCATGGCCACCCTGTACTACCACGCTAACAAGCTCAATTACCTGGTCGTAGGCACGGGCAACCGCAGCGAGCTCGAGGTGGGGTACTTCACCAAGTACGGCGACGGCGGCGTCGACATCCTCCCGCTCGGTGGGCTGGTCAAGAGCCAGGTCCGGGATCTGGCCGCTCATCTCGGGGTGCCCGCAAGGATCATCGAGAAGCCGCCGACGGCTGGGCTCTGGCCCGGCCAGACGGACGAGGGTGAAATGGGTCTCACTTACAGGGACATTGACACCTACCTTCTCACGGGGAAGGGAGACCCCGAAACGGTGGCGCGCATTCGCCTGATGCAGCAGCGCAGCGCCCACAAGCGGAACCCGCTGCCGGTCCCCGGCGACCGGTGA
- a CDS encoding YebC/PmpR family DNA-binding transcriptional regulator, producing the protein MSGHSKWANIKHKKAKTDAQKGRMFSKVTKEIIMAARHGGGNPDANIRLKTAIIKAREVNLPMENISRAIKRGTGELEGVQYEELVYEGYGPGGVAMMVEVTTDNRNRAASDIRYLFSKHGGNLGESGSVSWMFKKVGYITVDRADCRLSEDDLMLAALDAGATDFKAEEDMFEVFTEPDPGAVDSVKEALKRHGVKVAVAEITMAPSSTVTLTGEEAARMLRLVDALEDQDDVQKVHANFDIPQSEMEEYTD; encoded by the coding sequence GTGTCCGGTCACTCGAAATGGGCCAACATCAAGCACAAGAAGGCCAAGACAGACGCCCAGAAAGGCAGGATGTTCTCAAAGGTCACGAAGGAGATCATCATGGCGGCGAGGCACGGGGGCGGTAACCCCGACGCCAACATCCGCCTTAAGACCGCCATCATCAAGGCCAGGGAGGTCAACCTCCCGATGGAGAACATCAGCCGCGCAATCAAGCGCGGCACCGGCGAGCTTGAAGGGGTCCAGTACGAGGAGCTCGTGTACGAGGGCTACGGTCCAGGCGGCGTGGCGATGATGGTCGAAGTCACCACGGATAACCGCAACCGTGCGGCGAGTGACATCAGGTACCTGTTTTCCAAGCACGGCGGTAACCTGGGGGAGTCCGGATCCGTTTCCTGGATGTTCAAGAAGGTAGGGTACATCACTGTAGACCGCGCAGACTGCCGCCTCTCGGAGGACGACCTCATGCTGGCGGCGCTCGACGCGGGCGCCACGGACTTCAAGGCCGAGGAAGACATGTTCGAGGTGTTCACGGAGCCGGACCCCGGCGCAGTCGACTCGGTGAAGGAGGCCTTGAAGAGGCACGGCGTCAAGGTCGCGGTCGCCGAGATCACGATGGCCCCGTCGTCGACGGTGACTCTTACCGGAGAGGAGGCGGCCAGGATGCTCCGGCTCGTGGACGCCCTCGAGGACCAGGACGACGTCCAGAAGGTACACGCGAACTTCGATATCCCGCAGAGTGAAATGGAGGAATACACCGACTGA
- the ruvC gene encoding crossover junction endodeoxyribonuclease RuvC, with translation MIVLGIDPGTAITGYGVVRSGRDRIEALDFGCLLTTAGRPARERLKAIHDGVLRLIETHSPDAIAVEKLFFCRNITTAMAVGEARGAVLVAAASCSAVVCEFTPMQVKQAVTGYGKADKQQVQAMVRTLLGLRETPSPDDVADALASAIAGVHIMETAARMGAGASVVVRA, from the coding sequence TTGATCGTACTCGGAATCGATCCCGGCACCGCGATAACGGGATACGGCGTGGTCCGGTCGGGACGCGACCGGATCGAAGCCCTGGATTTCGGCTGTCTCCTGACGACTGCGGGGCGGCCGGCCAGGGAAAGGCTCAAGGCCATCCACGACGGCGTGCTCCGGCTCATCGAGACGCATTCGCCGGACGCGATCGCCGTCGAGAAGCTGTTCTTTTGCAGGAACATCACGACAGCTATGGCGGTCGGCGAGGCCAGGGGAGCGGTTCTCGTCGCGGCGGCATCCTGCAGCGCCGTGGTGTGCGAGTTCACCCCGATGCAGGTCAAGCAGGCCGTCACCGGCTACGGCAAAGCCGACAAGCAGCAGGTGCAGGCCATGGTCCGGACCCTCCTCGGCCTGAGGGAGACGCCCAGCCCTGACGACGTCGCGGACGCGCTGGCGTCCGCAATAGCTGGAGTCCACATTATGGAGACCGCTGCCAGGATGGGCGCCGGCGCTTCCGTGGTGGTGAGGGCATGA
- the ruvA gene encoding Holliday junction branch migration protein RuvA: MIRFLKGVIEEKGPDYVVLDVGGVGFTCFVAPSTLSALPPQGSEARIFTHLHVREDALSLYGFSSVEELRLFDILLSVSGVGPKVGLTIIASISPPDFYKAVLFEDEEALMLIPGIGRKTAQRLILELKDRIGVRKREGPRPRGAPLRQDPVGQAEEALIALGYSRAEASEAVRLASEEVKGDPGVEELIHRGLKNLARV; this comes from the coding sequence ATGATAAGGTTCCTCAAGGGGGTCATAGAGGAGAAGGGCCCCGACTACGTCGTGCTGGACGTCGGCGGCGTCGGGTTCACCTGCTTCGTCGCCCCGTCGACCCTGTCCGCGTTGCCCCCGCAGGGGTCGGAAGCGCGGATCTTCACCCACCTCCACGTGCGCGAGGACGCTCTCTCATTGTACGGCTTTTCGTCGGTGGAGGAACTCCGCCTGTTCGATATCCTGCTCAGCGTCTCGGGGGTCGGGCCGAAGGTCGGCCTCACTATAATCGCGAGCATATCCCCACCCGATTTCTACAAGGCGGTGCTGTTCGAGGACGAGGAGGCGCTCATGCTCATCCCCGGCATCGGCCGCAAGACCGCCCAGAGACTGATACTCGAACTCAAGGACAGGATCGGCGTCAGGAAGAGAGAAGGTCCGAGGCCGAGGGGCGCCCCGCTCAGGCAAGATCCGGTCGGCCAGGCGGAGGAGGCGCTGATCGCGCTCGGCTACAGCAGGGCCGAGGCGTCCGAGGCGGTCCGCCTTGCCAGCGAGGAGGTGAAGGGCGACCCCGGCGTCGAGGAACTGATACACAGGGGTCTGAAGAATCTCGCCAGGGTCTAG
- the ruvB gene encoding Holliday junction branch migration DNA helicase RuvB — protein sequence MEERLVSPSPKEEDREVESSLRPRRLADYVGQGRIKERLKIYIEAARGREEPLDHVLLYGPPGLGKTTLAHIISNEMGSAIRTTSGPAIERPGDMVAILTNLDDRGVLFIDEIHRLNHTAEEALYPAMEDFLYDWVAGKGPSARTYRVKLPRFTLIGATTRAGLLASPLRDRFGITLRLEFYEPAELECILDRSAGILGVAVDREGLREIALRSRGTPRVANRLLRRLRDFAQVRGRGVIDGDTAREGLRLLEVDEVGLDRVDREMLRSIITRYAGGPVGLETVAASISEEPETIEDVYEPYLLQIGFIQRTPRGRMVTAGAYDHLGLRPPQADSSQQKFW from the coding sequence ATGGAGGAAAGGCTCGTCTCGCCGAGCCCGAAGGAAGAGGACCGCGAGGTCGAATCGAGTCTGAGGCCGAGACGGCTCGCCGACTACGTCGGACAGGGGCGTATCAAGGAGCGTCTCAAGATATACATAGAAGCGGCGAGGGGGAGGGAGGAACCTCTCGACCACGTGCTCCTCTACGGACCACCGGGTCTCGGCAAGACCACGCTGGCTCACATCATCTCCAACGAGATGGGATCCGCGATCAGGACCACGTCGGGCCCCGCCATCGAGCGGCCCGGCGACATGGTGGCGATCCTGACGAACCTTGACGACCGCGGCGTGCTGTTCATCGACGAGATCCACCGGCTGAACCACACCGCCGAAGAAGCGTTGTATCCGGCCATGGAGGATTTCCTGTACGACTGGGTGGCGGGTAAGGGGCCGAGCGCCCGCACATACAGGGTCAAGCTGCCCAGGTTCACCCTCATCGGCGCGACGACGAGGGCGGGGCTTCTGGCGTCGCCATTGAGGGACAGGTTCGGCATCACACTGAGGCTCGAGTTCTACGAACCGGCGGAACTGGAGTGCATACTGGATCGCTCCGCGGGAATCCTTGGGGTGGCAGTTGACCGCGAGGGGCTGAGGGAGATAGCCTTGCGCTCGAGGGGAACCCCCCGGGTGGCGAACCGGCTGCTCAGGAGGTTGCGTGATTTCGCCCAGGTGCGGGGGCGCGGTGTAATAGACGGTGACACCGCCCGCGAGGGGCTGAGGCTCCTCGAAGTAGACGAGGTGGGCCTCGACAGGGTGGACCGCGAGATGCTCCGGTCGATCATCACCAGGTACGCGGGCGGGCCCGTCGGGCTGGAAACGGTGGCCGCGTCGATAAGCGAGGAACCGGAGACCATAGAGGACGTGTACGAGCCATACCTCCTCCAGATCGGGTTCATCCAGCGCACGCCGAGGGGCAGGATGGTGACGGCGGGCGCGTACGACCATCTGGGCCTCAGGCCTCCGCAGGCCGACTCCAGTCAGCAGAAGTTCTGGTAG
- a CDS encoding epoxyqueuosine reductase QueH, protein MRILLHNCCGPCSCYPVSHLRRLGRDVTGFFFNPNIHPYREFERRLQALMEFAAGEEFELIVNDSYDLHAYLGLALAAPDKERRCRTCYGIRLDEVAREAALRGFDAFSTTLLVSPYQAHESVREAGTEASRRHGVEFHYEDFRSGWPETVRMAREKGLYRQGYCGCVFSEAERYRRRS, encoded by the coding sequence GTGAGAATACTGCTGCACAACTGTTGCGGTCCGTGCTCCTGCTACCCGGTGTCACACCTCCGCCGCCTGGGTCGCGATGTCACGGGGTTCTTCTTCAACCCCAACATCCACCCGTACAGGGAGTTCGAGAGGAGACTCCAGGCGCTGATGGAGTTCGCCGCCGGCGAGGAGTTCGAACTCATAGTGAACGACTCTTACGATCTCCACGCGTACCTCGGGCTCGCGCTCGCGGCGCCGGACAAAGAGCGGCGGTGCAGGACCTGCTACGGTATCAGACTCGACGAGGTCGCCCGCGAAGCCGCCCTGCGGGGCTTCGACGCATTCTCGACGACCCTGCTCGTCAGCCCGTACCAGGCTCACGAGTCAGTCCGGGAAGCGGGGACGGAGGCGTCGCGGCGGCACGGCGTGGAGTTCCACTACGAGGACTTCAGGAGCGGCTGGCCCGAGACGGTAAGGATGGCCAGGGAGAAGGGGCTCTACCGCCAGGGCTACTGCGGCTGTGTATTCAGTGAAGCGGAGCGCTACCGCCGGCGGTCCTAG
- a CDS encoding DUF2905 domain-containing protein codes for MPFEQIGRMLVFVGLVLAAFGLFIMLGGRLFSLGRLPGDVVIRRGNFTFYFPIVTSIVISVVLSLIGWVFSRR; via the coding sequence ATGCCGTTCGAGCAAATCGGTCGTATGCTGGTATTCGTCGGCCTGGTGCTGGCCGCGTTCGGGCTTTTCATCATGCTTGGCGGCAGGCTGTTCAGTCTCGGGCGACTTCCCGGGGACGTAGTGATAAGGCGCGGCAACTTCACCTTCTACTTCCCGATAGTCACCAGCATAGTGATAAGCGTCGTGCTCTCCCTCATCGGCTGGGTCTTCTCACGCCGCTAG
- the sigI gene encoding RNA polymerase sigma-I factor, translating into MARLGVGPNPQHLELLERARRGDSRSRDALLQAYVPFVLKVASQFCGRFLRLGHDEEAQVALEAFNEAVDCFDPAGGAPFPAFAQTVMKRRLIDDLRRRQRLGREVPLSSFDEEDAEGNVRNVVEAAEATAEYERAQENIERRDEIIRYRNLLGEYGISLSELVMLTPRHDDARQRAIQVARVVAGDPALRAHLATRRELPLRDLEGRVGLSRKTLERQRKYIVAVALVYMGEFASLRGYLDPANGGRGEGEMEK; encoded by the coding sequence GTGGCGCGGTTGGGCGTCGGCCCGAATCCCCAGCACCTCGAGTTATTGGAAAGGGCTAGAAGAGGAGACTCAAGGTCGCGGGACGCACTGCTCCAGGCGTACGTGCCGTTCGTCCTCAAAGTAGCATCCCAGTTTTGCGGGAGGTTCCTGAGGCTGGGACACGATGAGGAGGCGCAGGTCGCTCTGGAGGCATTCAACGAGGCCGTGGATTGCTTCGACCCGGCCGGGGGGGCTCCTTTTCCCGCGTTCGCCCAGACGGTAATGAAGCGGAGGCTCATCGACGATCTCCGCAGGAGGCAGCGGCTGGGGAGAGAGGTGCCGTTATCCAGTTTCGACGAGGAGGACGCCGAGGGGAACGTCCGGAACGTCGTCGAGGCCGCGGAGGCCACCGCTGAATACGAACGGGCTCAGGAGAACATCGAGCGACGTGACGAGATAATCCGTTACAGGAACCTCCTGGGGGAGTATGGGATCTCGCTCTCGGAACTCGTGATGCTGACCCCGAGGCACGACGACGCCAGGCAGCGCGCTATCCAGGTGGCCAGGGTGGTGGCAGGCGACCCCGCGCTGCGCGCACACCTTGCGACGAGAAGGGAGCTCCCGCTTAGAGACCTCGAGGGGAGGGTCGGGCTAAGCCGGAAGACGCTCGAGAGACAGAGGAAGTACATAGTCGCGGTTGCCCTCGTATACATGGGCGAGTTCGCCTCGCTGAGGGGGTACCTCGACCCGGCGAACGGGGGGCGGGGTGAAGGGGAGATGGAAAAGTGA